Proteins from a single region of Strix aluco isolate bStrAlu1 chromosome 18, bStrAlu1.hap1, whole genome shotgun sequence:
- the BRI3BP gene encoding BRI3-binding protein: MAAGRLPALLLLLLVLLLGGTAGPGAWAARSRGAEKQNSLRRAASGLYQGISGLFGEDNVRALQKFFSRLTERFVNGVDILMDTFWRIWTDLLDVLGIDASNLTHYFSPAAIANNPTRALLLIGAILLAYWFLSLFLGFFFYLLHMLFGRFFWIARVALFTLSCVYILQKYEGDPEHAVLPLCFVVAVYFMTGPVGFYWRRNSNSSLEEKMDHLDSQIRLLNIRLSRVIENLDRGSDQ, translated from the exons ATGGCGGCGGGGCGGCTGccggcgctgctgctgctgctcctcgtCTTGCTGCTGGGCGGCACGGCCGGACCCGGGGCTTGGGCAGCGCGGAGCCGCGGAGCCGAGAAGCAGAACAGCCTCCGCCGCGCTGCCAGCGGTCTCTATCAGGGCATCAGCGGCCTTTTCGGCGAGGACAACGTGCGGGCCCTGCAGAAG tttttctcaAGGTTGACAGAGAGGTTTGTGAATGGGGTGGATATATTAATGGATACATTCTGGAGAATATGGACTGATTTGTTAGATGTTCTTGGAATCGATG ccTCCAACCTGACTCATTATTTCAGCCCAGCAGCAATTGCCAACAACCCGACCCGTGCTCTTCTGCTGATTGGTGCCATTTTACTTGCCTATTGGTTTTTATCTCTCTTCCTCGGATTCTTCTTCTATCTCCTGCACATGCTGTTTGGTCGCTTTTTCTGGATTGCAAGAGTTGCCCTTTTCACTCTCTCGTGTGTGTACATCCTCCAGAAGTATGAAGGTGACCCGGAACACGCAGTCCTGCCTCTCTGCTTTGTTGTAGCAGTCTACTTCATGACGGGGCCAGTTGGATTTTACTGGAgaagaaacagcaacagcagccttGAGGAGAAGATGGACCACCTCGACAGTCAGATCAGACTTCTGAACATACGTCTTTCTCGGGTGATTGAAAACCTGGACAGAGGCAGTGACCAATGA